One window from the genome of Streptomyces sp. NBC_00287 encodes:
- a CDS encoding AAA family ATPase — MTVNRTTAYATTSGLALPKQPVAPALEACGTIPAPVVRDLRERDGRSPHALLFGPKDLVVITGLPGSGKSTLMRRAVKGRRIDSQDTRDRWDARMPGYLPYAVYRPLVRLAHYAGLWRALRSGEGVVVHDCGTQAWVRGWLAREARRRGGTLHLLLLDVTPDQALEGQRERGRGVSRYAFLRHRSAAGRLLRAVEQGELPQGCGSAVLIDRPAAGVLRRIGFTG; from the coding sequence ATGACGGTGAACAGGACCACGGCGTACGCGACCACGTCGGGTCTCGCGCTGCCCAAGCAGCCCGTGGCCCCGGCCCTCGAAGCCTGCGGCACGATCCCCGCACCCGTCGTCCGAGACCTGCGGGAGCGGGACGGCCGCAGTCCGCATGCCCTGCTCTTCGGCCCCAAGGACCTCGTCGTGATCACCGGCCTGCCCGGCAGCGGCAAGTCCACGCTGATGCGCCGCGCGGTGAAGGGCCGGCGCATCGACTCCCAGGACACCCGCGACCGCTGGGACGCCCGGATGCCGGGCTATTTGCCGTACGCGGTCTACCGTCCCCTCGTCCGGCTCGCCCACTACGCCGGGCTGTGGCGCGCCCTGCGCTCCGGCGAGGGTGTCGTCGTGCACGACTGCGGTACGCAGGCCTGGGTGCGCGGCTGGCTGGCCCGCGAGGCGCGGCGCCGGGGCGGCACCCTGCATCTGCTGCTCCTCGACGTCACACCGGACCAGGCGCTGGAGGGTCAGCGCGAGCGCGGTCGCGGTGTCTCGCGGTACGCCTTCCTGCGGCACCGCTCGGCGGCGGGCCGGCTGCTGCGCGCGGTGGAGCAGGGCGAGCTGCCGCAGGGCTGCGGTTCTGCGGTGCTGATCGACCGGCCCGCGGCGGGCGTGCTGCGCCGGATCGGCTTCACGGGCTGA
- the glyA gene encoding serine hydroxymethyltransferase, with product MSVLNTPLHELDPEVAAAVDAELHRQQSTLEMIASENFAPVAVMEAQGTVLTNKYAEGYPGRRYYGGCEHVDVTEQIAIDRVKDLFGAEYANVQPHSGASANQAALFALAQPGDTILGLDLAHGGHLTHGMRLNFSGKQFNVVAYHVDDAGLVDMAEVERLAKEHRPKVIIAGWSAYPRQLDFAEFRRIADEVEAYLWVDMAHFAGLVAAGLHENPVPYADVVTSTTHKTLGGPRGGIILARGKEFAKKLNSAVFPGFQGGPLEHVIAAKAVSFKVAASEEFKERQRRTVEGARILAERLTAADAREAGVNVLSGGTDVHLLLVDLRESELDGQQAEDRLHEVGITVNRNAVPNDPRPPMVTSGLRIGTPALATRGFTAEDFAEVADVIAQALKPSYDVEALKARVTALADKHPLYPGLSK from the coding sequence ATGTCCGTCCTGAACACGCCCTTGCACGAGCTCGACCCGGAGGTCGCCGCCGCGGTCGACGCCGAGCTGCACCGCCAGCAGTCCACCCTGGAAATGATCGCCTCGGAGAACTTCGCTCCGGTCGCCGTCATGGAGGCCCAGGGCACCGTCCTCACCAACAAGTACGCCGAGGGCTACCCCGGCCGCCGCTACTACGGCGGCTGCGAGCACGTCGACGTGACCGAGCAGATCGCGATCGACCGGGTCAAGGACCTGTTCGGCGCCGAGTACGCCAACGTCCAGCCGCACTCCGGTGCCTCCGCCAACCAGGCCGCGCTGTTCGCGCTGGCCCAGCCCGGTGACACCATCCTCGGTCTGGACCTGGCCCACGGCGGCCATCTGACCCACGGGATGCGGCTGAACTTCTCCGGCAAGCAGTTCAACGTGGTCGCGTATCACGTGGACGATGCCGGTCTCGTCGACATGGCCGAGGTCGAGCGGCTCGCCAAGGAGCACCGCCCGAAGGTGATCATCGCCGGCTGGTCGGCGTACCCGCGGCAGCTGGACTTCGCGGAGTTCCGCCGGATCGCCGACGAGGTCGAGGCGTATCTGTGGGTCGACATGGCGCACTTCGCCGGTCTGGTTGCGGCGGGGCTGCACGAGAACCCGGTGCCGTACGCCGATGTCGTCACCTCCACCACGCACAAGACCCTGGGCGGTCCGCGCGGTGGCATCATCCTCGCTCGGGGCAAGGAGTTCGCGAAGAAGCTGAACTCCGCCGTCTTCCCGGGCTTCCAGGGCGGTCCCCTGGAGCATGTGATCGCGGCCAAGGCGGTCTCCTTCAAGGTCGCCGCCTCGGAGGAGTTCAAGGAGCGCCAGCGGCGTACGGTGGAGGGCGCGCGCATCCTCGCCGAGCGGCTCACGGCGGCCGACGCCCGCGAAGCCGGGGTCAACGTCCTGTCCGGCGGCACCGACGTCCACCTGCTGCTGGTGGACCTGCGCGAGTCCGAACTGGACGGCCAGCAGGCCGAGGACCGTCTCCACGAGGTCGGTATCACGGTCAACCGCAACGCCGTCCCGAACGACCCGCGTCCGCCGATGGTGACGTCCGGTCTCCGGATCGGCACGCCCGCCCTGGCCACCCGCGGCTTCACGGCCGAGGACTTCGCCGAGGTCGCGGACGTGATCGCACAGGCGCTGAAGCCGTCGTACGACGTGGAGGCGCTGAAGGCCCGGGTCACGGCGCTTGCCGACAAGCACCCGCTGTATCCCGGTTTGAGCAAGTAG
- the gcvT gene encoding glycine cleavage system aminomethyltransferase GcvT, translating into MSSTEPRRTALDALHRSLGATMTDFAGWDMPLRYGSERDEHNAVRTQAGLFDLSHMGEITVTGPQAAALLDYALVGNIGGVKTGRARYTMICRADGGILDDLIVYRLAETEYMVVANASNAQVVLDALMDRSAGFDAEVRDDRDAYALIAVQGPESPGILGSLTDADLDGLKYYAGLPGTVAGVPALIARTGYTGEDGFELFVKPEDAVELWQALTKAGSSVGLIPCGLSCRDTLRLEAGMPLYGHELTTDLTPFDAGLGRVVKFEKEGDFVGREALTEAASRASENPPRVLVGLIAEGRRVPRAGYPVVAGGEVIGEVTSGAPSPTLGKPIAMAYVDAAHSAPGTAGVGVDIRGSHEPYEVVALPFYKRQK; encoded by the coding sequence ATGAGCAGTACCGAACCCCGCCGTACCGCCCTCGATGCCCTGCATCGCTCGCTGGGCGCGACGATGACCGACTTCGCCGGCTGGGACATGCCGCTGCGTTACGGCTCCGAGCGCGACGAGCACAACGCCGTGCGCACCCAGGCCGGCCTGTTCGATCTCTCCCACATGGGCGAGATCACCGTCACGGGCCCGCAGGCCGCCGCGCTTCTCGACTACGCCCTCGTCGGGAACATCGGGGGCGTGAAGACCGGCCGCGCCCGCTACACCATGATCTGCCGCGCCGACGGCGGCATCCTGGACGACCTGATCGTCTACCGGCTCGCGGAGACCGAGTACATGGTCGTCGCCAACGCCTCCAACGCCCAGGTGGTGCTGGACGCACTGATGGATCGTTCCGCCGGTTTCGACGCCGAGGTCCGCGACGACCGGGACGCCTACGCGCTGATCGCCGTCCAGGGCCCCGAGTCCCCGGGCATCCTGGGCTCGCTCACCGACGCCGACCTCGACGGTCTGAAGTACTACGCCGGGCTGCCCGGCACCGTCGCGGGCGTCCCCGCGCTGATCGCGCGCACCGGGTACACCGGCGAGGACGGCTTCGAGCTGTTCGTGAAGCCCGAGGACGCGGTCGAACTGTGGCAGGCGCTGACCAAGGCGGGTTCTTCGGTGGGCTTGATCCCCTGCGGCCTGTCCTGCCGGGACACCTTGCGCCTGGAAGCGGGCATGCCGCTGTACGGCCACGAGCTCACGACCGACCTGACCCCCTTCGACGCCGGGCTCGGCCGCGTGGTCAAGTTCGAGAAGGAGGGCGACTTCGTCGGGCGCGAGGCGCTCACCGAGGCTGCCTCCCGCGCCTCGGAGAACCCGCCCCGCGTCCTGGTCGGCCTGATCGCCGAGGGCCGCCGGGTCCCGCGCGCCGGGTACCCGGTCGTCGCGGGCGGCGAGGTCATCGGCGAGGTCACCTCCGGCGCCCCCTCCCCCACGCTGGGCAAGCCGATCGCCATGGCCTACGTCGACGCCGCGCACTCGGCGCCGGGCACGGCCGGGGTCGGCGTGGACATCCGGGGCAGCCACGAGCCGTACGAGGTCGTGGCGCTGCCCTTCTACAAGCGCCAGAAGTAG
- the gcvH gene encoding glycine cleavage system protein GcvH: MSNPQQLRYSKEHEWLSVAEDGVSTVGITEFAANALGDVVYAQLPEVGSTVEAGESCGELESTKSVSDLYSPVNGEVAEINEDVVNDPSLVNSAPFEGGWLFKVRIAEEPADLLSADEYTAFSAG; this comes from the coding sequence ATGAGCAACCCCCAGCAGCTGCGCTACAGCAAGGAGCACGAGTGGCTGTCGGTCGCCGAGGACGGCGTCTCGACGGTCGGCATCACGGAGTTCGCGGCCAACGCGCTCGGTGACGTCGTCTACGCCCAGCTCCCCGAGGTCGGTTCCACCGTCGAAGCGGGCGAGTCCTGCGGCGAGCTGGAGTCCACCAAGTCGGTCTCCGACCTGTACTCCCCGGTCAACGGCGAGGTCGCCGAGATCAACGAGGACGTCGTCAACGACCCGTCGCTGGTGAACTCCGCCCCCTTCGAGGGCGGCTGGCTGTTCAAGGTACGCATCGCGGAGGAGCCGGCCGACCTGCTCTCCGCCGACGAGTACACCGCCTTTTCCGCCGGCTGA